From Chaetodon auriga isolate fChaAug3 chromosome 10, fChaAug3.hap1, whole genome shotgun sequence, a single genomic window includes:
- the tns2a gene encoding tensin-2 isoform X2 — protein sequence MGCVLSSDWCGEEEVQPVPVVRNSSLKRRSLERSESGRMRLTKGGKGEPHVFKEKTFKKKRQCSVCRQNVDNVGSFCRVCKTATHRKCEAKVTSACIPAPSNDLQRRGTAPSRHTQHLGSTKSLTYTKQRNTLPRSFSVDRVMERVMERHYDFDLTYITERIISVFFPPKLEEQRYRLNLKEVAAMLKSKHQDKFLLLNLSERRHDISRLNPKVHDFGWPDLHAPPLDKICAICKAMEMWLTSDPHHVVVLHCKGNKGKTGVIIAAYMHYSKISAGADQALSTLAMRKFCEDKVSSSLQPSQNRYIYYFGGLLSGAIKMNSSPLFLHQVLIPSLPNFQGEGGYYPFLKIYQSMQLVYTSGIYDLQGTGGRRLCVTIEPALLLKGDIMVKCYHRRAQSADRDTVFRLQFHTCTIHGSQLWFGKGELDEACTDERFPSDATVEFVFSSGPEKIKGREYHKNDPAVTVDYNTADPVVRWDSYENFNQRYQDSLEDIAHTRGPLDGSLYAQIKKRRGPSSGSLTSTNGSSPAAGLIEDRPDHLITHGSDSALSAHSIHLNQSSVHPDRQEEPIRLPPPTRQEREELERLLGGIEGNRDGERETAILDDGDSLPSGTLRLNRSCSCRDGYRSQRCAEPGCDRTLLMPNGYCLDRAPGTNGHHGATPSASPSPAAPPSHMDLCQHYSPHPHQSLPPPDLVWDRQSGPPHYLRRSCSEAPSSRHICPYPSPDLTPHSHNHPHHHPLSAPGRLYCREDDYGPYHHPPPPHSHHHPHSHHPKPSTSPTYHDIMLMDGLPAPGCPCRDCSIRREDSAAYHSLRLDRNDSFHWDRETELQQREMGLRRAREAELPRGSELHWERDPGLRRGRELSLHWERDREAELQWERDREAEYWHRRATVASYGPQSHDLPAFTFDPLPSGHPAYPEASRSHAHSHLDLKYSSSSSGYQTPRQVCPCSPYQPSPSESRGYASGYQSESTSPLPPASSMTGPCNHSNGPAEHNHNHHHPHPDSQQSYSSDSHTDGLRSSGESVGWRDHIAHGSFKRVHRDGHAACSTPSDMSGPPTPVHTSSPLRTQESPSPGGREYEIRTTDIISSDYEAPQPQGGHCRADMIIQESPENQRSSTEPSSLPQAVKDTQSHTTAPIQREPHNHCTAPTDPPPTTPQQQHCSPDTPPASTTQNTSSFDSATPTTSNQALCQAPSSPIHASPAPDIHSHPGPLSLQSPHPSEAAALPSTVVQAASQPQSQTHTQGSGLTRPTPAQVITSSPTRESHPETPKPVTPTLNATSPPASPTPASPSSPQHISSSMEGSPVSDAPVPGFATLGRRLMLSGSDPHHPNHIQQHGPQHNHPGMEHSAAGHNPALDTNKRPCYSAHTPQLHPSSYSNYSTISIPLPHPQPPLPEKRHPPTQSCSPSDGMGALRPAMGQVPPSTTSASQHQHHVTFSPTVGEIAPPAGQNDVESSVEAENANRVSVKFVQDSSRFWYKPGISREQAIAALKEREPGTFLIRDSNSFQGAYGLALKVATPPPNVNNHNSKVSDPLEQLVRHFLIETGPRGVKIKGCQNEPYFGSLSALVYQHSITPISLPCALKIPEKDLIGEMPEAQPVSNISTAADLLKQGAACNVLYLNSVETESLTGPQAIAKATDASLGRNPRPTATVVQFKVTSQGITLTDSQRRVFFRRHYPVNSVTFSSIDPKDRRVFGFVAKKPGSLAENVCHLFAELDPEQPASAIVNFINKVMLSPRR from the exons gtgaCCTCTGCATGCATCCCAGCTCCCTCCAATGATCTG CAGCGTAGAGGGACCGCTCCTTCTCGACACACCCAGCACCTG GGGTCCACCAAGTCTCTGACCTATACTAAACAGAGAAACACCCTGCCAAG GAGCTTCAGTGTGGACCGCGTGATGGAGAGAGTGATGGAGCGCCACTACGACTTCGATCTGACCTACATCACCGAGAGGATCATCTCTGTCTTCTTCCCCCcgaagctggaggagcagagataCCGTCTCAACCTGAAGGAAGTGGCTGCCATGCTGAAGTCCAAACACCAGGACAAGTTTCTG ctCCTGAACCTTTCGGAGAGGCGCCATGACATCTCCCGACTAAATCCAAAG GTTCATGACTTTGGCTGGCCGGACCTCCACGCCCCACCTCTGGATAAGATCTGTGCCATATGTAAGGCCATGGAGATgtggctgacctctgaccctcacCATGTGGTGGTCCTACACTGCAAG GGCAACAAAGGTAAAACAGGCGTGATCATTGCAGCCTACATGCACTACAGCAAGATCTCTgcagg GGCGGACCAGGCTCTCAGTACTCTGGCCATGAGGAAGTTCTGTGAAGATAAGGTGTCCTCTTCCCTCCAGCCGTCCCAAAACAG gtATATCTATTACTTTGGGGGCCTTCTGTCCGGGGCGATCAAGATGAACAGCagccctctcttcctccaccaaGTTCTCATTCCGTCTCTCCCCAACTTCCAGGGCGAAGGAG GTTACTACCCCTTCTTGAAGATCTACCAGTCCATGCAGTTGGTCTACACTTCAGGCATATA tgacCTTCAAGGCACTGGAGGCCGGCGTCTGTGTGTGACCATCGAACCGGCGCTGCTGCTGAAGGGTGACATCATG gTCAAGTGCTACCACAGGAGAGCCCAgagtgcagacagagacactgtgtTCAGGCTGCAGTTCCACACCTGCACCATCCATGGATCCCAGCTCTGGTTTGGCAAAGGGGAGTTGGATGAAGCTTGTACAG ATGAGCGTTTTCCTTCTGATGCGACAGTTGAGTTTGTCTTCTCCTCTGGCCCTGAGAAAATCAAAG GCCGTGAGTACCACAAAAATGACCCGGCTGTCACTGTCGACTACAACACTGCTGACCCAGTGGTTCGCTGGGATTCCTATGAGAACTTTAACCAGCGATACCAGGACAGCCTGGAGG ATATTGCCCACACCAGAGGTCCCCTAGATGGCAGTCTCTACGCTCAGATAAAGAAACGCAGAGGTCCCAGCTCTGGTTCTCTCACCTCGACCAATGGCAGCAGCCCAGCAGCAGGCCTCATAGAAGATAGGCCAGATCATCTCATCACTCACGGCTCTGactctgccctctctgcccATTCTATCCATTTAAACCAATCATCTGTTCACCCTGACCGCCAGGAGGAACCCATTCGCCTGCCACCCCCAACtagacaagagagagaggagcttgaACGTCTTCTTGGAGGCATAGAGGGAAACCGAGATGGAGAGCGAGAAACTGCTATCTTGGATGATGGCGATTCCCTGCCCTCTGGGACGCTGAGGCTCAATCGTTCCTGTTCCTGCCGTGATGGTTACCGGTCCCAGCGCTGTGCCGAGCCTGGCTGTGACCGCACACTCCTCATGCCTAATGGTTACTGCCTCGATAGGGCTCCTGGCACCAACGGGCACCACGGGGCAACCCCTTCTGCCAGCCCCAgcccagctgctcctccatcacACATGGATCTGTGTCAGCACTACAGCCCCCACCCTCACCAGTCCCTTCCACCTCCAGACCTGGTGTGGGACCGCCAGAGTGGCCCACCGCACTACCTACGCCGCTCCTGCTCGGAGGCTCCCTCATCTCGACATATCTGTCCATACCCATCACCAGACCTTACCCCTCACTCTCACAACCACCCGCATCACCACCCTCTGTCTGCTCCGGGTCGCCTCTACTGTCGAGAAGATGACTACGGTCCCTAccaccaccctcctccacctcacagCCACCACCATCCCCACTCACACCACCCCAAACCCTCCACCAGCCCTACTTACCATGATATAATGCTAATGGATGGTCTGCCAGCTCCTGGTTGCCCTTGCAGAGACTGCAGCATCAGGAGAGAAGACTCTGCAGCTTATCACAGCCTGAGGCTGGACCGAAATGACAGCTTTCACtgggacagagagacggagctTCAGCAGAGGGAAATGGGGCTTAGGAGAGCCAGGGAGGCAGAGTTACCCAGAGGGTCAGAGCTCCACTGGGAAAGAGATCCTGGCCTGAGACGAGGCAGAGAGTTGTCTCTCCactgggagagagacagggaggctgagctgcagtgggagagggacagagaggctgaataTTGGCACAGGAGGGCCACTGTAGCCTCCTATGGCCCACAGAGTCATGATCTTCCAGCCTTCACATTTGACCCCTTGCCATCAGGTCACCCTGCTTACCCGGAGGCATCGAGGTCCCACGCTCATTCCCACCTGGACCTgaagtacagcagcagcagcagcggttaCCAAACGCCCCGCCAAGTGTGCCCCTGCTCACCTTACCAGCCCTCACCATCTGAAAGCAGGGGCTATGCCTCAGGCTACCAGTCCGAGTCCACGTCACCActgcctccagcttcctccatGACTGGACCCTGTAACCATAGCAACGGCCCAGCAGAGCATAACCATAACCACCACCATCCCCATCCAGACTCACAGCAGTCATACAgctctgactcacacactg ATGGCCTACGGAGCTCTGGTGAAAGTGTGGGCTGGAGGGATCACATTGCCCATGGTTCCTTCAAGAGGGTCCACAGAGATGGCCACGCTGCATGCTCCACACCGTCTGACATGTCTGGACCACCCACTCCTGTCCACACTAGCAGCCCTCTACGTACGCAGGAAAG CCCCAGTCCAGGAGGGAGAGAGTATGAGATCCGGACCACAGACATCATCAGCAGTGACTACGAGGCCCCCCAGCCCCAGGGAGGACACTGTCGTGCTGATATGATCATCCAGGAATCCCCGGAAAACCAAAGAAGCAGCACAGAGCCATCATCCCTGCCACAGGCTGtcaaagacacacagtcacacacaactGCACCTATACAAAGAGAACCCCACAACCACTGCACTGCACCAACAGACCCACCCCCCACCACTCCCCAACAGCAGCACTGTAGCCCAGACACACCACCAGCCTCGACAACGCAGAACACCTCATCTTTTGACTCTGCAACACCAACCACATCAAACCAGGCACTCTGCCAGGCCCCTTCATCCCCTATTCATGCTTCACCTGCACCAGATATACACTCCCACCCtggccccctctctctccagagcCCCCATCcttcagaggctgctgctctgccttCCACTGTGGTTCAGGCAGCATCCCAGCCTCAGAGCCAGACTCACACCCAAGGCTCTGGATTGACAAGACCGACCCCAGCACAGGTCATCACATCTTCTCCAACCAGGGAATCTCACCCAGAAACCCCAAAGCCTGTCACCCCTACCCTGAACGCTACGTCTCCCCCTGCATCTCCAACCCCAGCTTCGCCATCGTCCCCTCAGCACATCTCCAGTAGTATGGAGGGTTCCCCAGTCTCAGATGCCCCAGTTCCTGGCTTTGCCACTTTGGGTAGGAGGTTGATGTTGAGTGGGTCTGACCCCCACCATCCGAACCACATCCAGCAACATGGACCCCAACACAACCACCCAGGCATGgagcacagtgctgctggacacaATCCTGCTCTGGACACTAACAAGAGGCCCTGCTACTCTGCTCACactcctcagctccacccatcCTCCTACTCCAACTATTCCACCATCTCCATCCCCCTTCCTCACCCCCAGCCGCCTCTGCCAGAGAAGCGCCACCCACCCACCCAGTCATGTTCACCCAGTGATGGGATGGGAGCTCTGAGGCCAGCGATGGGCCAAgttcctccctccaccaccagtGCCAGCCAGCATCAGCACCATGTCACGTTCTCTCCCACTGTGGGGGAAATTGCACCCCCTGCAGGCCAAAATGATGTAGAGTCGTCTGTTGAGGCTGAGAATGCGAATAGGGTCAGTGTTAAGTTTGTTCAGGACAGCTCAAGGTTCTGGTACAAGCCTGGCATCTCCAGAGAGCAAG CAATCGCAGCTCTGAAGGAGAGAGAGCCAGGAACCTTCCTGATTAGGGACAGTAACTCTTTCCAGGGGGCCTATGGCCTGGCCCTGAAGGTGGCTACACCTCCTCCCAATGtcaacaaccacaacagcaagg TGAGTGACCCTCTGGAACAGCTGGTCAGACACTTCCTGATAGAAACAGGCCCTCGAGGAGTCAAGATTAAAGGATGTCAGAATGAGCCCTACTTTG GGAGTCTCTCTGCATTAGTCTACCAACACTCTATCACACCCATCTCTTTGCCCTGCGCTCTGAAGATCCCAGAAAAAG ATCTGATTGGGGAGATGCCAGAGGCTCAACCAGTGAGTAACATCAGCACCGCTGCTGACCTGCTGAAACAAGGAGCAG cCTGTAACGTCCTCTACCTGAACTCTGTGGAAACAGAGTCTCTGACCGGCCCCCAGGCCATTGCCAAGGCAACAGATGCTTCCCTGGGTCGCAACCCGCGTCCCACTGCTACTGTAGTCCAGTTCAAGGTGACATCGCAGGGCATCACACTGACCGACAGCCAGCGCAG GGTTTTCTTTAGGAGACATTACCCGGTGAACAGCGTAACTTTCAGCAGCATCGACCCAAAGGACAGGAG GGTGTTTGGTTTCGTAGCCAAGAAGCCGGGCAGCTTGGCGGAGAACGTTTGCCACCTGTTTGCCGAGCTGGACCCCGAACAACCTGCCTCTGCCATCGTCAACTTTATCAACAAGGTCATGTTGTCGCCGCGCCGATAG
- the tns2a gene encoding tensin-2 isoform X5: MGCVLSSDWCGEEEVQPVPVVRNSSLKRRSLERSESGRMRLTKGGKGEPHVFKEKTFKKKRQCSVCRQNVDNVGSFCRVCKTATHRKCEAKVTSACIPAPSNDLQRRGTAPSRHTQHLGSTKSLTYTKQRNTLPRSFSVDRVMERVMERHYDFDLTYITERIISVFFPPKLEEQRYRLNLKEVAAMLKSKHQDKFLLLNLSERRHDISRLNPKVHDFGWPDLHAPPLDKICAICKAMEMWLTSDPHHVVVLHCKGNKGKTGVIIAAYMHYSKISAGADQALSTLAMRKFCEDKVSSSLQPSQNRYIYYFGGLLSGAIKMNSSPLFLHQVLIPSLPNFQGEGGYYPFLKIYQSMQLVYTSGIYDLQGTGGRRLCVTIEPALLLKGDIMVKCYHRRAQSADRDTVFRLQFHTCTIHGSQLWFGKGELDEACTDERFPSDATVEFVFSSGPEKIKGREYHKNDPAVTVDYNTADPVVRWDSYENFNQRYQDSLEDIAHTRGPLDGSLYAQIKKRRGPSSGSLTSTNGSSPAAGLIEDRPDHLITHGSDSALSAHSIHLNQSSVHPDRQEEPIRLPPPTRQEREELERLLGGIEGNRDGERETAILDDGDSLPSGTLRLNRSCSCRDGYRSQRCAEPGCDRTLLMPNGYCLDRAPGTNGHHGATPSASPSPAAPPSHMDLCQHYSPHPHQSLPPPDLVWDRQSGPPHYLRRSCSEAPSSRHICPYPSPDLTPHSHNHPHHHPLSAPGRLYCREDDYGPYHHPPPPHSHHHPHSHHPKPSTSPTYHDIMLMDGLPAPGCPCRDCSIRREDSAAYHSLRLDRNDSFHWDRETELQQREMGLRRAREAELPRGSELHWERDPGLRRGRELSLHWERDREAELQWERDREAEYWHRRATVASYGPQSHDLPAFTFDPLPSGHPAYPEASRSHAHSHLDLKYSSSSSGYQTPRQVCPCSPYQPSPSESRGYASGYQSESTSPLPPASSMTGPCNHSNGPAEHNHNHHHPHPDSQQSYSSDSHTDGLRSSGESVGWRDHIAHGSFKRVHRDGHAACSTPSDMSGPPTPVHTSSPLRTQESPSPGGREYEIRTTDIISSDYEAPQPQGGHCRADMIIQESPENQRSSTEPSSLPQAVKDTQSHTTAPIQREPHNHCTAPTDPPPTTPQQQHCSPDTPPASTTQNTSSFDSATPTTSNQALCQAPSSPIHASPAPDIHSHPGPLSLQSPHPSEAAALPSTVVQAASQPQSQTHTQGSGLTRPTPAQVITSSPTRESHPETPKPVTPTLNATSPPASPTPASPSSPQHISSSMEGSPVSDAPVPGFATLGRRLMLSGSDPHHPNHIQQHGPQHNHPGMEHSAAGHNPALDTNKRPCYSAHTPQLHPSSYSNYSTISIPLPHPQPPLPEKRHPPTQSCSPSDGMGALRPAMGQVPPSTTSASQHQHHVTFSPTVGEIAPPAGQNDVESSVEAENANRVSVKFVQDSSRFWYKPGISREQAIAALKEREPGTFLIRDSNSFQGAYGLALKVATPPPNVNNHNSKVSDPLEQLVRHFLIETGPRGVKIKGCQNEPYFGSLSALVYQHSITPISLPCALKIPEKDLIGEMPEAQPVSNISTAADLLKQGAACNVLYLNSVETESLTGPQAIAKATDASLGRNPRPTATVVQFKVTSQGITLTDSQRRVFFRRHYPVNSVTFSSIDPKDRRWTNSDNTTVKVFGFVAKKPGSLAENVCHLFAELDPEQPASAIVNFINKVMLSPRR; encoded by the exons gtgaCCTCTGCATGCATCCCAGCTCCCTCCAATGATCTG CAGCGTAGAGGGACCGCTCCTTCTCGACACACCCAGCACCTG GGGTCCACCAAGTCTCTGACCTATACTAAACAGAGAAACACCCTGCCAAG GAGCTTCAGTGTGGACCGCGTGATGGAGAGAGTGATGGAGCGCCACTACGACTTCGATCTGACCTACATCACCGAGAGGATCATCTCTGTCTTCTTCCCCCcgaagctggaggagcagagataCCGTCTCAACCTGAAGGAAGTGGCTGCCATGCTGAAGTCCAAACACCAGGACAAGTTTCTG ctCCTGAACCTTTCGGAGAGGCGCCATGACATCTCCCGACTAAATCCAAAG GTTCATGACTTTGGCTGGCCGGACCTCCACGCCCCACCTCTGGATAAGATCTGTGCCATATGTAAGGCCATGGAGATgtggctgacctctgaccctcacCATGTGGTGGTCCTACACTGCAAG GGCAACAAAGGTAAAACAGGCGTGATCATTGCAGCCTACATGCACTACAGCAAGATCTCTgcagg GGCGGACCAGGCTCTCAGTACTCTGGCCATGAGGAAGTTCTGTGAAGATAAGGTGTCCTCTTCCCTCCAGCCGTCCCAAAACAG gtATATCTATTACTTTGGGGGCCTTCTGTCCGGGGCGATCAAGATGAACAGCagccctctcttcctccaccaaGTTCTCATTCCGTCTCTCCCCAACTTCCAGGGCGAAGGAG GTTACTACCCCTTCTTGAAGATCTACCAGTCCATGCAGTTGGTCTACACTTCAGGCATATA tgacCTTCAAGGCACTGGAGGCCGGCGTCTGTGTGTGACCATCGAACCGGCGCTGCTGCTGAAGGGTGACATCATG gTCAAGTGCTACCACAGGAGAGCCCAgagtgcagacagagacactgtgtTCAGGCTGCAGTTCCACACCTGCACCATCCATGGATCCCAGCTCTGGTTTGGCAAAGGGGAGTTGGATGAAGCTTGTACAG ATGAGCGTTTTCCTTCTGATGCGACAGTTGAGTTTGTCTTCTCCTCTGGCCCTGAGAAAATCAAAG GCCGTGAGTACCACAAAAATGACCCGGCTGTCACTGTCGACTACAACACTGCTGACCCAGTGGTTCGCTGGGATTCCTATGAGAACTTTAACCAGCGATACCAGGACAGCCTGGAGG ATATTGCCCACACCAGAGGTCCCCTAGATGGCAGTCTCTACGCTCAGATAAAGAAACGCAGAGGTCCCAGCTCTGGTTCTCTCACCTCGACCAATGGCAGCAGCCCAGCAGCAGGCCTCATAGAAGATAGGCCAGATCATCTCATCACTCACGGCTCTGactctgccctctctgcccATTCTATCCATTTAAACCAATCATCTGTTCACCCTGACCGCCAGGAGGAACCCATTCGCCTGCCACCCCCAACtagacaagagagagaggagcttgaACGTCTTCTTGGAGGCATAGAGGGAAACCGAGATGGAGAGCGAGAAACTGCTATCTTGGATGATGGCGATTCCCTGCCCTCTGGGACGCTGAGGCTCAATCGTTCCTGTTCCTGCCGTGATGGTTACCGGTCCCAGCGCTGTGCCGAGCCTGGCTGTGACCGCACACTCCTCATGCCTAATGGTTACTGCCTCGATAGGGCTCCTGGCACCAACGGGCACCACGGGGCAACCCCTTCTGCCAGCCCCAgcccagctgctcctccatcacACATGGATCTGTGTCAGCACTACAGCCCCCACCCTCACCAGTCCCTTCCACCTCCAGACCTGGTGTGGGACCGCCAGAGTGGCCCACCGCACTACCTACGCCGCTCCTGCTCGGAGGCTCCCTCATCTCGACATATCTGTCCATACCCATCACCAGACCTTACCCCTCACTCTCACAACCACCCGCATCACCACCCTCTGTCTGCTCCGGGTCGCCTCTACTGTCGAGAAGATGACTACGGTCCCTAccaccaccctcctccacctcacagCCACCACCATCCCCACTCACACCACCCCAAACCCTCCACCAGCCCTACTTACCATGATATAATGCTAATGGATGGTCTGCCAGCTCCTGGTTGCCCTTGCAGAGACTGCAGCATCAGGAGAGAAGACTCTGCAGCTTATCACAGCCTGAGGCTGGACCGAAATGACAGCTTTCACtgggacagagagacggagctTCAGCAGAGGGAAATGGGGCTTAGGAGAGCCAGGGAGGCAGAGTTACCCAGAGGGTCAGAGCTCCACTGGGAAAGAGATCCTGGCCTGAGACGAGGCAGAGAGTTGTCTCTCCactgggagagagacagggaggctgagctgcagtgggagagggacagagaggctgaataTTGGCACAGGAGGGCCACTGTAGCCTCCTATGGCCCACAGAGTCATGATCTTCCAGCCTTCACATTTGACCCCTTGCCATCAGGTCACCCTGCTTACCCGGAGGCATCGAGGTCCCACGCTCATTCCCACCTGGACCTgaagtacagcagcagcagcagcggttaCCAAACGCCCCGCCAAGTGTGCCCCTGCTCACCTTACCAGCCCTCACCATCTGAAAGCAGGGGCTATGCCTCAGGCTACCAGTCCGAGTCCACGTCACCActgcctccagcttcctccatGACTGGACCCTGTAACCATAGCAACGGCCCAGCAGAGCATAACCATAACCACCACCATCCCCATCCAGACTCACAGCAGTCATACAgctctgactcacacactg ATGGCCTACGGAGCTCTGGTGAAAGTGTGGGCTGGAGGGATCACATTGCCCATGGTTCCTTCAAGAGGGTCCACAGAGATGGCCACGCTGCATGCTCCACACCGTCTGACATGTCTGGACCACCCACTCCTGTCCACACTAGCAGCCCTCTACGTACGCAGGAAAG CCCCAGTCCAGGAGGGAGAGAGTATGAGATCCGGACCACAGACATCATCAGCAGTGACTACGAGGCCCCCCAGCCCCAGGGAGGACACTGTCGTGCTGATATGATCATCCAGGAATCCCCGGAAAACCAAAGAAGCAGCACAGAGCCATCATCCCTGCCACAGGCTGtcaaagacacacagtcacacacaactGCACCTATACAAAGAGAACCCCACAACCACTGCACTGCACCAACAGACCCACCCCCCACCACTCCCCAACAGCAGCACTGTAGCCCAGACACACCACCAGCCTCGACAACGCAGAACACCTCATCTTTTGACTCTGCAACACCAACCACATCAAACCAGGCACTCTGCCAGGCCCCTTCATCCCCTATTCATGCTTCACCTGCACCAGATATACACTCCCACCCtggccccctctctctccagagcCCCCATCcttcagaggctgctgctctgccttCCACTGTGGTTCAGGCAGCATCCCAGCCTCAGAGCCAGACTCACACCCAAGGCTCTGGATTGACAAGACCGACCCCAGCACAGGTCATCACATCTTCTCCAACCAGGGAATCTCACCCAGAAACCCCAAAGCCTGTCACCCCTACCCTGAACGCTACGTCTCCCCCTGCATCTCCAACCCCAGCTTCGCCATCGTCCCCTCAGCACATCTCCAGTAGTATGGAGGGTTCCCCAGTCTCAGATGCCCCAGTTCCTGGCTTTGCCACTTTGGGTAGGAGGTTGATGTTGAGTGGGTCTGACCCCCACCATCCGAACCACATCCAGCAACATGGACCCCAACACAACCACCCAGGCATGgagcacagtgctgctggacacaATCCTGCTCTGGACACTAACAAGAGGCCCTGCTACTCTGCTCACactcctcagctccacccatcCTCCTACTCCAACTATTCCACCATCTCCATCCCCCTTCCTCACCCCCAGCCGCCTCTGCCAGAGAAGCGCCACCCACCCACCCAGTCATGTTCACCCAGTGATGGGATGGGAGCTCTGAGGCCAGCGATGGGCCAAgttcctccctccaccaccagtGCCAGCCAGCATCAGCACCATGTCACGTTCTCTCCCACTGTGGGGGAAATTGCACCCCCTGCAGGCCAAAATGATGTAGAGTCGTCTGTTGAGGCTGAGAATGCGAATAGGGTCAGTGTTAAGTTTGTTCAGGACAGCTCAAGGTTCTGGTACAAGCCTGGCATCTCCAGAGAGCAAG CAATCGCAGCTCTGAAGGAGAGAGAGCCAGGAACCTTCCTGATTAGGGACAGTAACTCTTTCCAGGGGGCCTATGGCCTGGCCCTGAAGGTGGCTACACCTCCTCCCAATGtcaacaaccacaacagcaagg TGAGTGACCCTCTGGAACAGCTGGTCAGACACTTCCTGATAGAAACAGGCCCTCGAGGAGTCAAGATTAAAGGATGTCAGAATGAGCCCTACTTTG GGAGTCTCTCTGCATTAGTCTACCAACACTCTATCACACCCATCTCTTTGCCCTGCGCTCTGAAGATCCCAGAAAAAG ATCTGATTGGGGAGATGCCAGAGGCTCAACCAGTGAGTAACATCAGCACCGCTGCTGACCTGCTGAAACAAGGAGCAG cCTGTAACGTCCTCTACCTGAACTCTGTGGAAACAGAGTCTCTGACCGGCCCCCAGGCCATTGCCAAGGCAACAGATGCTTCCCTGGGTCGCAACCCGCGTCCCACTGCTACTGTAGTCCAGTTCAAGGTGACATCGCAGGGCATCACACTGACCGACAGCCAGCGCAG GGTTTTCTTTAGGAGACATTACCCGGTGAACAGCGTAACTTTCAGCAGCATCGACCCAAAGGACAGGAG GTGGACTAACTCAGACAACACCACTGTTAA GGTGTTTGGTTTCGTAGCCAAGAAGCCGGGCAGCTTGGCGGAGAACGTTTGCCACCTGTTTGCCGAGCTGGACCCCGAACAACCTGCCTCTGCCATCGTCAACTTTATCAACAAGGTCATGTTGTCGCCGCGCCGATAG